The following proteins are encoded in a genomic region of Planctomycetia bacterium:
- a CDS encoding GGDEF domain-containing protein, whose protein sequence is MTTPLPDAQPEDALAPDEFLPVRATTVVPGSPMDDCLRAAFEFSASPMLVVRAADGHVLTTNVRLREWMATASPRASCHAIEEFLTNESWLELRRLPTDLTGLPRTTSVRLRSSDQGIPEIAVSVHRHGEPGDEALLIVFPATFDVIVPPPANDVDPLTGLTNRNEFDRRLKLAIERVQREGRPHFALLFIDLDAFKPVNDQFGHAVGDRVLAAVARRLAAGVRPGDVLSRRGGDEFTVLVDSIDEAGEARRIAERLWSRAMEPFEVDGHFLHVGASIGFVLGDGTIDNPAAMIEAADRAMYAAKRAGRPMVHSVK, encoded by the coding sequence ATGACGACGCCCCTGCCGGACGCACAACCCGAAGACGCGCTTGCACCGGACGAGTTTCTTCCGGTGCGCGCGACGACGGTAGTGCCCGGGTCGCCCATGGATGACTGCCTGCGGGCCGCCTTTGAATTCAGTGCGTCGCCAATGTTGGTGGTACGCGCAGCGGATGGGCATGTCTTGACGACAAATGTCCGCCTGCGGGAGTGGATGGCAACCGCCTCGCCGCGCGCTTCCTGCCACGCGATCGAAGAATTCCTGACGAACGAATCATGGCTCGAACTGCGACGGCTCCCGACCGACCTGACTGGGCTCCCGCGCACGACTTCCGTACGGTTACGTTCGTCCGATCAAGGAATTCCTGAAATAGCCGTGTCCGTGCATCGTCATGGCGAGCCCGGCGATGAAGCGTTGCTGATCGTATTTCCGGCGACCTTCGATGTGATCGTGCCGCCGCCAGCCAACGATGTCGATCCGTTGACTGGCCTGACAAATCGCAATGAATTCGATCGACGGCTCAAGCTGGCCATCGAACGCGTTCAGCGCGAGGGCCGCCCGCACTTTGCGCTGCTGTTCATCGATCTCGACGCGTTTAAGCCGGTCAACGATCAATTCGGCCACGCCGTGGGGGACCGCGTGTTGGCCGCTGTCGCTCGACGACTGGCGGCCGGCGTGCGACCGGGTGACGTGCTCTCGCGCCGCGGCGGTGATGAGTTCACCGTCCTCGTGGATTCGATCGACGAGGCCGGCGAGGCCCGGCGCATTGCCGAACGACTTTGGTCGCGCGCGATGGAGCCGTTCGAGGTCGACGGCCATTTCCTGCATGTCGGCGCCAGCATCGGATTTGTGCTGGGAGATGGTACGATCGACAACCCCGCGGCCATGATCGAAGCGGCGGATCGGGCGATGTACGCCGCGAAGCGCGCCGGACGGCCGATGGTTCACTCCGTCAAGTAG
- a CDS encoding UDP-glucuronic acid decarboxylase family protein, translating into MPPASRRVLVTGGAGFLGSHLCDRLIADGHEVLCLDNFFTGCKENVVHLLGNPRFELIRHDVVEPILLEVEWVFNLACPASPIHYQHNPIKTIKTSVVGAINMLGLAKRVGARILQASTSEVYGDPEMHPQHESYWGRVNPIGIRACYDEGKRCAEALFMDYHRSNRVDTRIARIFNTYGPRMAFDDGRVVSNFIRQALLGEPLTIYGDGSQTRSFCYVDDLVDGLVKLMDYDGGDCHEPHNLGNPVEFTMLQLAEMVRDRIQPGLAIERRQLPQDDPKQRRPDIGRAEQHLGWHPSIGLEAGITATIAEFRQRVPK; encoded by the coding sequence ATGCCTCCTGCTTCGCGACGCGTGTTGGTGACCGGCGGCGCCGGCTTTCTCGGGTCGCATCTTTGCGACCGCTTGATCGCCGACGGTCACGAGGTGCTGTGCCTCGACAACTTCTTTACCGGCTGCAAAGAAAACGTCGTCCACTTGCTGGGGAATCCTCGCTTCGAGTTGATTCGGCACGACGTCGTGGAGCCGATCTTGCTCGAAGTCGAATGGGTCTTCAATCTCGCATGCCCGGCGTCACCCATTCACTATCAACACAACCCCATCAAGACGATCAAGACCTCGGTCGTCGGTGCGATCAACATGCTGGGCCTGGCCAAACGGGTCGGCGCACGCATCTTGCAAGCCAGCACCAGCGAGGTCTACGGCGACCCCGAGATGCATCCGCAGCACGAATCGTATTGGGGACGTGTGAATCCGATCGGCATCCGCGCCTGTTACGACGAGGGGAAACGCTGCGCCGAGGCGTTGTTCATGGACTACCACCGCAGCAATCGCGTCGACACGCGCATCGCGAGGATCTTCAACACGTATGGTCCGCGGATGGCGTTCGACGACGGCCGCGTGGTGAGCAACTTCATCCGCCAGGCGCTGTTGGGAGAACCGCTCACCATCTACGGCGACGGCAGCCAGACGCGATCGTTCTGCTACGTCGACGACCTAGTAGACGGGCTCGTCAAGTTGATGGACTATGATGGCGGCGACTGCCACGAACCGCACAACTTGGGAAATCCCGTCGAATTCACGATGCTGCAACTCGCGGAAATGGTGCGAGACCGCATTCAACCGGGCCTGGCGATTGAGCGTCGGCAGCTGCCGCAAGACGATCCCAAACAACGTCGCCCCGACATCGGCCGCGCCGAACAGCATCTCGGCTGGCATCCAAGCATCGGTTTGGAAGCAGGCATCACAGCGACGATCGCCGAATTTCGACAACGCGTACCTAAGTAA